The genomic region CACATAGTCGCTTGCGCTGGCGTACTGGCCGGACCCGACCTGCGCATCCACCACCGATTTCAGGGCGTCGGGCAGGGAGATATTCATAGTGGCCATGGCGGGCGCTCCTCGCTTGTCTGCAGCACGATTGCCAATTTTTGCTAAAAATTGCGCAAAATGCAATTCTCGCCAGCGTCCGGGGCTAGTGATAGCCTCCTCCCAGGTCAGCCGGGGAGGCAGGCATGAGTGTTCTGGGTGTAGGCGGTGTGTTCGTGAAATCAGCGGACCCGGAGGCCAGCAAGGCCTGGTATCGCGATGTGCTGGGCATGGAGCTGAACGAGCATGGCGGCTTCACCTTCCGCCACGGTGAGGCAGCGGCGCGTTATGGCGATGGCGCACGCACCATCTTCGCGCGCTTCAAGGCTGATACAGAGTATTTCCAGCCCTCTGCCCAGCCCTTCATGATCAATCTTCTGGTGGATGATCTTGATGGTCTGCTGGAGCGCATCAAGGCGAAGGGCGTTGAGCTGATCGGCGAGCCGGAGTCTTACGATTATGGCCGCTTCGCCTGGATCATGGACCCGGACGGGGTGAAGATCGAGCTCTGGGAGTCGGTGGAGCTTTAGAGGTTTAGAAAAGCGCCCGTTAGATAGTTGGGACTCAAAATCGCAATGAGGCCGATCAATAGAGGAATTAAGGGGGCGGCATAAATAAAACAAATGTCAATAAATGACATTAAGTTATCGAGAGTGCTTTTTAATAAAATTAATTTTGAATTAACACCCTCGTCTCCTGTGTATCCACTGTTATGCCAGTCCTCATCAGATTCTTTTAAATCGAATTGGCTGTGAAATTTATAGCTTTGGCGGCGAATCTGATTTTCAGCTATTATTGAATAAAGGGATGAATAATAGCGGATGGTGTGCGAAAGACACCAAATGAAAGCTGCTATCAGCAGGGCAAGTGAAAGTCTCTCGATGCCAGAAGTTGAAATCGAAAAACCATAAATGTTTACATGGTCCCCCGAAATAATTTCGTGTTTTAGCGCGATGCTGAAAACGGATAACCCGACCAGATAGCGCTGGCTGTTTCTACCACCAGAGCTGAGCTGGGTGTCGTCTTGCAAAGCTCGACACTCCGCCCTACGCGCTCAGTTCGATGTCGTAGTTTTCGATCACCGGATTGGTCAGCAGCTTGTCGCACATGGCCTTCACGCGCTCGCTGGCTTCTTCTGCATCCAGGCTGGAGAGGTCGAGCTCGATGAGCTTGCCCTGGCGCGCACCGGTCACTTCGTCAAAGCCGAGCGTGCGCAGCGAATTGGCGACGGCGGTCCCTTGCGGGTCCAGCACGCCGGGTTTCAGATAGACGTGGATTTTCGCTTTCAT from Glycocaulis abyssi harbors:
- a CDS encoding VOC family protein; translated protein: MSVLGVGGVFVKSADPEASKAWYRDVLGMELNEHGGFTFRHGEAAARYGDGARTIFARFKADTEYFQPSAQPFMINLLVDDLDGLLERIKAKGVELIGEPESYDYGRFAWIMDPDGVKIELWESVEL
- the purS gene encoding phosphoribosylformylglycinamidine synthase subunit PurS, yielding MKAKIHVYLKPGVLDPQGTAVANSLRTLGFDEVTGARQGKLIELDLSSLDAEEASERVKAMCDKLLTNPVIENYDIELSA